A single region of the Oncorhynchus keta strain PuntledgeMale-10-30-2019 chromosome 4, Oket_V2, whole genome shotgun sequence genome encodes:
- the LOC127916458 gene encoding uncharacterized protein LOC127916458: MYFLPSPPIQSYPAPPLPSLHPVPAPPSSPIQPLHPVLPSPSIQSYPATPPILPSRSLLPSLSIQSYPAPPSSPTQPTHPVLSSPSLLPSPSIQSYPATPSSPTQPLSPVLSSPSIQSYPATPSSPTQPLPPVLSSHSLQSYPAPPSSPIQPLHPVISSPSIQSYPAPPSSPTQPLHPVLSSPSIQSYPAPPSSPIQPLHPVLSSPSIQSYPPPTSSPTQPTHPVLPSPSIQSYPAPPSSPIQPLHPVLPSPSIQSYPAPPSSPIQPLHPVLSTPYIQSYPAHPSSPTQPTHPVLPSPPIQSYPAHPSSPTQPLHPVLPSPPIQSYPAPPSSPTQPPHPVLPSPPIQSYPAHPSSPTQPTHPVLPSPSIQSYPAHPSSPTQPTHPVLPSPSIQSSQPLHPVLPSPPIQSYPAHPSSPTQPLHPVLPSPSIQSYPAHPSSPTQPTHPVLPSPSIQSYPAPPSSPTQPTHPVLHSPPIQSYPAPPSSPTQPTHPVLPSPSIQSYPAPPSSPTQPTHPVLPSPSIQSYPAHPSSPTHPLHPVLPSPPIQSYPAHPSSPTQPLPPVTCAFVNVTL; encoded by the exons atgtact tCCTACCCAGCCCACCCATCCAGTCCTACCCAGCCCCACCCCTACCCAGCCTCCATCCAGTCCCAGCCcctccatccagtcctatccaGCCCCTCCATCCAGTCCTACCCAGCCCCTCCATCCAGTCCTACCCAGCCACTCCTCCAATCCTACCCAGCCGCTCCCTCCTACCCAGCctctccatccagtcctatccagcccctccatccagtcctacccagcccacccatccagtcctatccagcccctccctcctacccagCCCCTCCATCCAGTCCTACCCAGCCACTCCCTCCAGTCCTACCCAGCCGCTCTCTCCAGTCCTATCCAGCCCCTCCATCCAGTCCTACCCAGCCACTCCCTCCAGTCCTACCCAGCCGCTCCCTCCAGTCCTATCCAGCCACTCCCTCCAGTCCTACCCAGCCcctccatccagtcctatccaGCCCCTCCATCCAGTCATATCCAGCCCCTCCATCCAGTCCTACCCAGCCCCTCCATCCAGTCCTACCCAGCCcctccatccagtcctatccagcccctccatccagtcctatccagcccctccatccagtcctatccagcccctccatccagtcctatccagcccctccatccagtcctatccaCCCCCTACATCCAGTCCTACCCAGCCCACCCATCCAGTCCTACCCAGCCcctccatccagtcctatccagcccctccatccagtcctatccagcccctccatccagtcctacccagcccctccatccagtcctatccagcccctccatccagtcctatccagcccctccatccagtcctatccaCCCCCTACATCCAGTCCTACCCAGCCCACCCATCCAGTCCTACCCAGCCCACCCATCCAGTCCTACCCAGCCCACCCATCCAGTCCTACCCAGCCCACCCATCCAGTCCTACCCAGCCCCTCCATCCAGTCCTACCCAGCCCACCCATCCAGTCCTACCCAGCCCCTCCATCCAGTCCTACCCAGCCCCCCCATCCAGTCCTACCCAGCCCACCCATCCAGTCCTACCCAGCCCACCCATCCAGTCCTACCCAGCCCACCCATCCAGTCCTACCCAGCCCCTCCATCCAGTCCTACCCAGCCCACCCATCCAGTCCTACCCAGCCCACCCATCCAGTCCTACCCAGCCCCTCCATCCAGTCCTCCCAGCCCCTCCATCCAGTCCTACCCAGCCCACCCATCCAGTCCTACCCAGCCCACCCATCCAGTCCTACCCAGCCCCTCCATCCAGTCCTACCCAGCCCCTCCATCCAGTCCTACCCAGCCCACCCATCCAGTCCTACCCAGCCCACCCATCCAGTCCTACCCAGCCCCTCCATCCAGTCCTACCCAGCCCCTCCATCCAGTCCTACCCAGCCCACCCATCCAGTCCTACACAGCCCACCCATCCAGTCCTACCCAGCCCCTCCATCCAGTCCTACCCAGCCCACCCATCCAGTCCTACCCAGCCCCTCCATCCAGTCCTACCCAGCCCCTCCATCCAGTCCTACCCAGCCCACCCATCCAGTCCTACCCAGCCCCTCCATCCAGTCCTACCCAGCCCACCCATCCAGTCCTACCCACCCCCTCCATCCAGTCCTACCCAGCCCCCCCATCCAGTCCTACCCAGCCCACCCATCCAGTCctacccagcccctccctccagtgACCTGTGCTTTTGTGAACGTTACTCTGTAA